One genomic window of Deinococcus misasensis DSM 22328 includes the following:
- a CDS encoding S49 family peptidase: protein MPAKAIQPRHLLTAFLREPWAISPAMHDTIYSILMERMDGVKPDIETIQSRIEGIKYGSSRSGYSGGDATGDGVGIVSLYGVIFSRAQSMERLSGATNPQYFASLVNQFARDANIKTIILDIDSPGGTVNGLDVAAAAVQNARKRGKKVYAVVGGQACSAGYYIASQADEILVGAGSAVGCIGVIMTHYDYSKYLRSEGIEPTVIRSTDVKTLGTATEPMKGKAEEQTRSIIKRYHQNFVAAVASGRGIAEKKVQGWAEDIDHIWMGQEAVDLGLADRVATLDDLLTELGVYPSAGPEETGGETDDSDDGPEVEPDDLEATHSDAPEATGTQSEPEPTAPSPPQGGPMNLQAILAKLSAGETLTAEEHAFLQQHLAAQSATPTPTPPATPDASNPVDPQAALAQLQAENQRLALELQTHRDVAQAEVNRRLDAEFGALAETLGMTREGGTHLRALQASAPDAYNALLPQWQALAARASAVTDVTGTGKTPPSTATQSEALAAYNKKVDEFVAQGNTRMKAMDLVHAKHPELLVAIYGDQVDPSDE from the coding sequence ATGCCAGCGAAGGCGATTCAACCGCGCCACCTGCTGACCGCGTTCTTGCGTGAACCATGGGCGATCAGCCCAGCCATGCACGACACCATCTACAGCATCCTCATGGAGCGCATGGATGGCGTGAAACCCGACATCGAAACCATCCAGAGCCGAATCGAGGGCATCAAGTACGGCTCTTCCCGCTCTGGTTACTCCGGTGGCGATGCCACTGGTGACGGTGTCGGCATCGTGAGCCTCTACGGGGTGATCTTCAGCCGTGCCCAGAGCATGGAAAGGTTGTCCGGGGCCACCAACCCGCAGTACTTCGCCAGCCTCGTCAACCAGTTCGCTCGGGATGCCAACATCAAAACCATCATCCTCGACATCGACAGCCCCGGAGGGACCGTCAACGGACTCGATGTCGCAGCAGCAGCCGTCCAGAACGCCCGGAAGCGAGGCAAAAAAGTCTACGCGGTGGTGGGCGGTCAGGCGTGCAGTGCCGGATACTACATTGCCTCGCAGGCAGATGAGATCCTCGTCGGGGCTGGGAGTGCAGTCGGGTGCATCGGCGTGATCATGACGCACTACGACTACAGCAAGTACCTCCGCTCAGAGGGCATCGAGCCGACCGTCATCCGATCCACGGACGTGAAAACCCTCGGCACGGCAACGGAACCCATGAAAGGGAAAGCGGAGGAGCAAACCCGCTCGATCATCAAGCGGTACCACCAGAACTTCGTTGCTGCTGTCGCCTCTGGCCGGGGCATTGCGGAGAAGAAAGTTCAGGGTTGGGCCGAGGACATCGATCACATCTGGATGGGTCAGGAAGCCGTGGATTTGGGCCTCGCTGACCGCGTCGCCACCCTCGATGACCTCCTGACCGAACTTGGGGTTTACCCTTCCGCTGGCCCAGAGGAAACCGGAGGGGAAACCGACGATTCCGATGATGGCCCTGAAGTGGAACCCGATGACCTCGAAGCCACCCATTCCGACGCACCTGAGGCCACTGGCACTCAGTCCGAACCTGAACCCACCGCCCCTTCACCCCCACAAGGAGGACCGATGAACCTGCAAGCCATTCTCGCCAAACTGTCCGCTGGAGAAACCCTCACCGCTGAAGAGCACGCTTTCCTCCAGCAGCACCTCGCAGCCCAGAGCGCCACCCCCACACCCACCCCTCCTGCCACGCCGGACGCCAGCAACCCCGTGGACCCTCAGGCTGCCCTCGCGCAACTGCAAGCCGAGAACCAGCGTCTCGCCCTGGAACTCCAGACGCACCGTGACGTTGCGCAGGCCGAAGTGAACCGCCGTCTGGATGCCGAGTTTGGTGCTCTGGCCGAAACCCTCGGCATGACCCGAGAGGGCGGCACCCACCTGCGTGCCCTGCAAGCCTCCGCCCCTGACGCCTACAACGCCCTCCTCCCCCAATGGCAGGCCCTCGCTGCCCGCGCAAGTGCCGTGACTGACGTGACCGGCACCGGGAAAACCCCGCCCAGCACCGCCACCCAGAGTGAGGCCCTCGCTGCCTACAACAAGAAAGTGGATGAATTCGTGGCCCAAGGCAACACCCGCATGAAGGCCATGGATCTCGTGCACGCCAAACACCCCGAACTGCTGGTCGCCATTTACGGCGACCAAGTGGACCCCAGCGACGAGTAA